tatttatcgcattacggactgttatttcactttatgtcacaatacttatggctattctctcttattttacaaggtttacataaggagggagaatgccggcagctggaattctgggctggaaaaggagcaaatattagagacctattctgcgcaactccaaaagtcctgaaactccatggaacatcttaaaacaaataaagaaaaatcatcaccaaagatgaaggccatggggcccacaccctgctcacgagggtgggggcgcgccccctacctcgtgggccccctggtggctctccgacgtccatcttctcatatatgaagtcttgatgagaaaaaaaataagaaggaactttttgggatgagactccgctgccacgaggcggaaccttggcggatccaatctagagctccggcagagctgttctgccggggaaacttccctccgggagggggaaatcatcaccatcatcatcaccaacgctcctctcatcaggagagggcaatctccatcaacatcttcaccagaaccatctcatctccaaaccctagttcatctcttgtatccaattcttgtctcaaagtccgggattggtgctagtaggttgctagtagtgttgatcactccttgtagttgatgctagttggtttatttggtggaagatcatatgttcatatcctatatgcatattattacccctctgattatgaacatgaatattctttgtgagtaattatgtttgttcccgaggacaagggagaagtcttgctattagtagtcatgtgaatttggtattcgtttgatattttgataagatgtatgttgtctagcctctagtggtgttatgtgaatgttgactacataacacttcaccattatttgggcctagaggaaggcattgggaagtaataggtagatgatgggttgctagagtgacagaagatatggttaggtttaccttagtacttttgttgtagttgcggatgcttgcaatagaggttaatcataagtgggatgcttgttcaagtaagaacagcacccaagcaccggtccacccacatatcaaattatcaaagtatcgaacgcgaatcatatgaacgtgatgaaaactagcttgacgatattcccatgtgtcctcgggagcgcttttcctattataagagtttgttccggcttgtcctttgctacaaaaaggattgggccaccttgttgcactttatttacttttgttacttgctgctcgttataacctatcttatcacaaaactatctgttaccatttatttcagtacttgcagagaataccttgctgaaaaccgcttatcatttccttctgctcctcgttgggttcgacactcttacttatcgaaaggactacgatagatctcctatacttgtgggtcatcagatgctCACGCCCAGCACTGGTCCACCCCATGTGTGTGTGCTCGTCGGTGCTCCCTCCTATTGTCCAATGAACTCAACAAGAGATAGAGAAGCTAGTCTCCAGCAAGCAATGCTTGTATGCTACTAACTCTGTTTGAAATACAATTTCCTTAAAGGAAATGTTCCCAAAATGCATTTATTTATTGAACTTAACATTCAGCAGGGGTAAAGggtaaaagatataactgaaggtGTGGGCCAAAGGTGAGGAAACACCAGGCACTTTACTTTCTTCCTTAACAATGGAAGGTGATACTTTTCCTTGCTTATCTGTCTAGAAAAATGGCGAACCTTGGAAAAATATCATTTCTTTTTTGCTACAGTGATGCAGATACTCTAGACAACTTGCTTGATCATCACCGATCTCATGCGTATGGCACATTCCTAGCAGCTAAAACACACCCATATACCTATGTGATGTGTTGCTACTGCATTTTTGTCAAAGGACATTACACTCAAGAGAAGGCTTCTTGATCTTATCTTTCATATTGATTATATTATATAGCATGAAACTTGAAAGCATCAAAGACATGGTAAACTCAGAACGGATACCATCATTGTGTGACGAATGTCCCAACATAGCCCACACCGACGATGAAGAAAGCGATGGATTGCATAAGGAGAAAGATGAAGTAATGGTTATTCCCAAATGAAATGATGTAGCATCCGCAAATGAAGAGGTAGGCTGCAACACCAAGCTCCCAAAGATGTAACCTGATTTCATATAATAGTTTAGATAGGAGAATCAAGAAATGCACATGAATTAAGGAAATTATCATTGTGTACCTTTCTCCTATCCCCATCCTCAACTTTTTCAAAGCTTTACTTGGCATTTTAGTCTTCACAGTGTCACCAAGCTTTTCTGTCACCACCCATTCATTCACCGTGTGTGCCTCCAATAGACCGATGAAGGTGGCCTTTGCTCTATGCAATGACATAACATTCTCAAATAGTGCCCAAAAGATAACTAAGTGAACAGACCTGCGACATTTGACGATTTCTCATGTTAATATGCATCTGTCATTGCCCAGAAGTCAGGAAGCATAGGTTCATCAACTTTTAAACAAATTTCATAGATGTTTAGATGATTGGCaccttggagtcccaacaacaccgAGAAGGGTGATAATAGCTGGAATATATACGCAACCCCACTTTGGTACCTCAACCTCGGGAACTAAGATCGTGGCCGGGATAACAAGGCAGTAGAACACAAAGGTCACAATGTGTGCGACAACCTTGCGCAGAAAGAAGAAGTTGTAGACCACATGGATTTTCTTCCAAAGTGTCACTTTCTGCATCAAGACATTATATAGCTAGTTAGCAAGTAAATTCTGCATGTACTAACGTCCCCCAAAATATAGCCTAGTGTAAGTGACCTTATTTGTGATGATCTCCATCACCATTTTCCTGAACAGATTTGCCGGCCCGCACGACCATCTATGTTGCTGGTACCGAAATGCTTTGAACGTACTAGGGAGCTCATTTTTTACCTGAAAACAACAATTACAAGTTCGACACATGGTTCGCTCTACATTTATTTGAACCTCCACAAAAATTAACATATAAGTAAGCAATAGAATGATGCTCTAATGTGGCATGAACTTGTAGGTTAATGGTGCATATTTACCTTGAGATCACCAAGGTACACAAATTTCCATCCCTTGAGACTTGCTCGGACAGCCAGGTCCATGTCTTCAACTGTGGTTCGGTCCTTCCAACCACCTGCCTCATTCAGAGCAGATATGCGCCACACACCAGCGGTTCCTATTCAACAAGTTCTGTTGTTAACTAGAAACAAGGGAAGGAACACATATCTATCGCTACAGAAGAAATATAGACACAATCATGGAAATAATAAAAAGGAAACATACAGAATGCTCCACAAGAGCAAAGTTGTGACCAAGTTTACCATTGAATCCAAAAAAGGCATAGGTCGAGGAGCCCACTTCTTGCTCCACCTTGAAGTGGTAGTCCAAGGACATCTCCTGCATTCTTGTCATCAAGCATTCATCTGCATTCACTGTTCGCCCAGAAGCAGCGGCAGCAACAAGAGAAATGTCATCACAATGCAGAAGAAATTCAACCCAAAAAAAGTAGTAGTACCAAGTAAGTACTATCACGTATCACCAAACAACATCATATCATCAATATGCCATTGCTAAACTAGCCAATGATATTGATACATGTTTCCTTTTAAAGGAGTAGCACTTATGTGTAAGTAATTCAGAAAATTATAGTTACAAGGCTAAAGGATTTTTCAGAACTACATAATAGTATATGTGCGAGCACTTTTACGGCTAAGCTAAACTTCCAGCTATAAAATAAGTTTAACTCATAAGTGTTCCACCGGTGCATCTGACATTGAAAAATCCATGCTAATAGTTCTAAATTATTTGGAACATAACTAAGTACATACACACGATATACATTTTGTCAAGTCAGACGATTTCAGTTATTGCAATTTCGTCTCACAGCTCGAGAAGCGCAAATAACAGTGTTTGCCGTGTTAGTGTGAACAGAACCAATTTATTAGCTTAGTGTACATACCGAATTTCCAACGGGCTTGCACGAGGGCGATATCGGGGTTGTGGACGAGGAAGGGGACGGAGCGCGACAGGAAGTCGGGCTCCGGCTGGAAGTCAGCGTCGAAGATGGCCACCAAGTCGCAGTCTTTGACGTAGCCGTGCTTCATGCCTTCCTTGAGCGCGCCGGCCTTGTACCCGCACCGGTTGTTCCGGGTCTCATACTTGATGTTCACGCCCTTCCTCGCCCAGCGCTGGCACTCCACCTGCACCAACTCCTGCACACTCACAAACCATCGTTTTTATTTTCACTTCTCACGGGTCGTCCGTGCAGTGCAGAGATAGTGTCGACCCAAAACTGAGTGAGTAGCATGCGTGCACTGCAGCACACCACTGCCCCAGGACATGCAAACAAAGATGCTAACCAAATTCCCCTAATAAGCTAAACTGTCTCGTGATATTCTAATGACAAAAGGTGATCGTTCCCCAATTTACCTTGACGACAGGGTCTGTGGAGTCATCGAGCACCTGGACGATGATCCGATCGGACGGCCAGGAGAGCCCGCACGCGGCACCGATCGACAACTGGTACACCTGCAAGTTCAGTTTTTATTACAGAGGACACCATAGCAGACGAGGCTGGCAAGGGTGAGCCGTCTACGCAATGCACCGCCGTGCGGGTGGACAGTGCTCACCTCGCGCTCGTTGTACAtggggatctggacgaggaccatGGGGTAGGCGGCGCTGCCGAGCTCGGGGTCGTCTTCGCCCACGGGCTCCCACTTCCACTgccgctcggggcggcggccgagcAGCCGCACCGCGAGCACGACCACGGCCATGTACACCTTCTCCGCGAACAGCATCGCGGACATGGCGAGGCAGAGCAGCACGGACGCGCGCAGCAGCGGCACGATCACCGGGCCGCGGACCTGCTCCCACGCCGCCGCGATCTGCCACACCCCTGGTAGCGTACTCATCTCGGCACCGGGCAGCAGCGCCCGGCCAGAGTTAGTTAGACTTGGCACACTCGCGCGCGTCGCTTTGCTGCGTACGCTAGCTCTGCCTCGATCTTACATAGAGATTACAGAGCCGTAGCCATCTCGGAACACACTCGCGCGCTTTGCTTTTCTGCGTACGCTCTGCCTCGATCTTACAGAGAAATTGCAGAGCGAAGTGAAGCTTGTGAATAGTTAATGGCGGGTGCTCGTGCGTTGAGCTCGGAGCAATGCGGGTGCCAGTGTTCGGTAGCGGGAGATTGGCGAGGGTGTACAACGAGGGAGGAGGTGGCTGCCGCGCGGGCGGGGAGAGGGATGCAGATCCTCTGTCTACAGTAACCGCGCTAGAGGAGGGATTTAACGGCGGAGTAccacaatttttatttattttttatgagggaggaggaatttttatttttttgatacaAGTATTATAAAGATTCATTGAaagtacaaagcacctcaaacaAAGTAAAAATTATATCGAGGTCAATGGACCACTGAACGGCCACTGTCGCCGATAGGACGAGCCGCCGACATGCTGTTGTCGCCACTCTCATACCGGAGTCggcctgaccttgtcgatgacagccgaAAAGTCTTATCTGACACCAAATATCACAGTTTCGTACGCACAACGCGACAAATTTAAGCTAAGGTGACAACATGGTCACCTTGCGAGACCTTGGTACCATAATTTAAGCTAGAGTGACAAATTGATACCATGGCGTCTGTGAGATTCAAACTCGAACGCTTGTGGCATGCGCTTGTAGGCCTAGCCACAGCGCCACCTTCTGTTACTTGCTTATTACATTCAGTTCCTTATTTTGTTTATATATTTCCGAACCAATCTAATCTCAAACGAAATACATTCGGCGAGTTTTCTAATTTTCAGAAAATTAGGGATTATTAGCTAACCGCATGAGAAACACGTCGTTCATTTTTTCTTAATTATACGCCCAGCTAGCGGTTTTAGAAATTGGTTATATTTTTGCCCAATTATATGTCCAGCCACCGGTTTTTATTATTGTTTTCCTCCAAGTTTGTGTTTATTTTTACATGGATTTAAAAACTAAAAATAGGTATCTTGAAATATGACTGTTCAACTTGTATTAAAAAATTCAACGTGTTTCTTGAAATGCAAGAATGATTTTACACAATGATTTTTAAATACAtgtcaaacattttttgaaatacacaTTGTCAACTTTTTGAATGCATCATGAATACTTCAAAATACATTtacaatttttttaaatatatatatatatttacctgAGGAGACTCAGCTGCTCCAAGACGGCATGCAAAACGAGTAGAGTACATCTGTACATGCGCCAACCGTTTCACGCACTACAGTACACGGAACAGAGCATCGCCGAAGGCACCATTTACCGGAGTTCCACAGCACGGACAAGCCACAACTTTGGACGGACGTAGGAATACATAGGAGTACATGATACTCCATACCCGGCGTACACGTCCGGGGCACACCTCGCACGGGACTAAAACAGAAAACAACAAGGCCAGGTACACAGCCACTGCGTGGCGAACGGGTTGATGTGGCCGTGTGGGGGAACAAGATGCACGTACCAAGTCTCTCGGCCACGACTCGCCGAGGGTCTCGTACGCTGGCGCAGGTCAGTCAggcatggccatggccatggccggtCCAGCTACGATCGCCAtgatttttatttttatctttttcaGTGGACGATCGCCATGCATTGACTTggacagttttttttttttttgaagttcATTGACTTGGACAGTTGGAAGTCATGTACGTGGAAATCAGGAACGAACTTTCAAAAAAGATCAGGAACGAGAATTGACCCACTACGAACTTGCAGCTCGCCAAACTTTTTGGAATCTTGTATCGGCGTGTTTGGCAGCGGCCGGTCCTGACTAGCTCAAGGGTCGATGGCTGGTTGAGTAAATGTAACCTTTAAACCAACATCTACAAGATGTTTGGTTGCCCGTATTTAGTTTTCACGTATTATGGGATAGCTTTTTGGTTGTCCGTATTGTTTGAACTCACACATAAGCACGATGTTTGGTTGCGCATACGATGCGAAGTGTGCTAACCTTGTACCCTATGTGGTGAGGTTATCTTACATATGATCACATCTAGCACACCAACGTCACAGCACTACAATGGCGATGAACTgcacgatgatgatgaagttcttcaccACAAGGCGTGGCGCCGCCTTGGCAACTACAACGTTGCCAATTTCAACCACACCAACTGCGTGCTTTCGCACATAGTTGGCGTAAGCTTCTTTATGCCGCCTGCCTAGTCTTAAACCCTCTATGGCTTCTGTTGCTGTAAGATGCAACTTGTTCACTGCAAACTTCCTATGAACTATAAACCCCTGGTGCCCTCAGAAGAACACCGCATAGCATTTGTCCTAGCAGTGCACAAGAGCAGCAGTTGAAGCAGCAAGCAAAAGAACAATCAAGAAGCAAGCAATGGAGCAGATGTagtaagcatgcatgatcatatggCACAGCAAGTTCTAACTTAGCACAACTATGGTGTCATTCTACCATCACATCCAAAAGAAGGGTGTCATCCTATCATCGCAAGTTTCACTGTCATcatgaggggttagtatataccacctcaacAAAATATACAGACCATGAAACAGTTTTTAAGccctaacttgttggaaatatgccctagaggcaataataaaaggattattattatatttccttgttcatgataattgtcttttattcatgctataattgtgttatccggaaatcgtaatacatgtgtgaatacatagacaccaacatgtccctagtaagcctctagttgactagctcgttgatcaacaaatagtcatggtttcctgactatggacattggatgtcattgataacgagatcacatcattaggagaatgatgtgatggacaagacccaatcctaaacatagcacaagatcgtatagttcgtttgctagagtttttccaatgtcaagtatcttttccttagaccatgagatcgtgtgactcccggataccgtaggagtgctttgggtgtaccaaacgtcacaacgtaactgggtgactataaaggtatactacgggtatctccgaaagtgtctattgggttgacacggatcaagactgggatttgtcactccgtatgacggagaggtatctcttggcccactcggtaatgcatcatcataatgagctcaaagtgaccaagtgtctggtcacgggatcatgcattacggtacgagtaaagtgacttgccggtaacgagatcgaacgaggtattgggataccgacaatcgaatctcgggcaagtaacgtaccgattgacaaagggaattgtatacggggttgcttgaatcctcgacatcgtggttcatccgatgagatcatcgaggagcatgtgggagccaacatgggtatctagattccgctattggttattgaccggagagccatctcggtcatgtctacatgtctcccgaacccgtagggtctacacacttaaggttcggtgacgctagggttgtagagatataatatgcagtaacccgaaagttgttcagagtcccggatgagatcccggacgtcacgaggagttccggaatggtccggaggtgaagaattatatataggaagtgcagttttggccatcgggagagtttcgggggtcaccggtattgtaccaggaccaccggaagggtccagggggtccaccgggtggggccacccatcccggagggccccatgggctaaagtggggaggggaaccagcccatagtgggctggtgcgccccccttggcccaccccatgcgcctagggttgggaaccctagggtgggggggcgcctcacctggcttggggggcactccaccccttggccgccgcccccctaggagatcccatctcctagggccggtgcacccctagggggcctatataaagggggggagggagggggcagccgcacccttgactcttggcgcctccctctcccctgctacacctctccctctcgcagaagaacggcgaagccctgctgcggtaactgctgcatccaccaccacaccgtcgtgctgctggatattcatcaacctctcctccccccttgctggatcaagaaggaggagacatcatgctgaccgtacgtgtgttgaacacggaggtgccgtccgttcggcgctaggatctccggtgatttggatcacgtcgagtacgacttcctcatccctgttctttgaacgcttccgcgcgtgatctacaaaggtatgtagatgcaatccgatcactcattgctagatgaactcatagatggatcttggtgaaaccgtaggaaaatttttgttttctgcaacgttccccaacagtagcatcatgagctaggtctatgcgtagttctctttgcacgagtagaacacaatttgttgtgggcgtagatgttgtcaactttcttgcggCTACtggtcttattttgcttcagcggtattgtgggatgaatcggcccggaccaaccttacacgtacgcttacgtgagaccggttccaccgactgacatgcactagttgcataaggtggctagcgggtgtctgtctctcccactttagttggagcggattcgatgaaaagggtccttatgaagggtaaatagaagttgaaaaatcacgttgtggctttcacgtaggtaagaaaacgttcttgctagaaccctattacagccacgtaaaacttgcaacaacaattagaggacgtctaacttgtttttgcagcaagtgttttgtgatgtgatatggccaaagttgtgatgaatgatgaatgatatatatgtgatgtatgagatgttcatgctattgtaataggaatcacgacttgcatgtcgatgagtatgacaaccggcaggagccataggagttgtctttattttttgtatgacctgcgtgtcattgagaaacgccatgcaaattactttactttattgctaaacgtgttagccatagtagtagaagtaatagttggcgagcaacttcatggagacacgatgatggagatcattatgatggaaatcatggtgtcatgccggtgacgagatgatcatggagccccaagatggagatcaaaggagctatgtgatattggccatatcatgtcactattattatttgattgcatgtgatgtttatcatgtttttgcatcttgtttacttagaacgacggtagtaaataagatgatccctcataataatttcaagaaagtgttccccctaactgtgcgccgttgcgatagttcattgtttcgaagcaccacgtgatgatcgggtgtgatagattccaaggttcacatacaacgggtgtaagacaaatttacacatgcaaacacttaggttgacttgacgagcctagcatgtacagacatggcctcgaaacacagaagatcgaaaggtcgagcatgagtcgtatagaagatacgatcaacatgaagatgttcaccgatgttggctagtccgtctcacgtgatgatcggacatggcctagttaactcggatcatgttatacttagatgactggagggatgtctatctgagtgggagttcattgaataatttgatttagatgaacttaattatcatgaacttagtctgaaatctttacaacatgtattatagatcaaatggccaacgttgtcctcaacttcaacgcgttcctagagaaaaccaagctgaaagacgatggcagcaactatacggactgggttcggaa
The sequence above is drawn from the Triticum aestivum cultivar Chinese Spring chromosome 7A, IWGSC CS RefSeq v2.1, whole genome shotgun sequence genome and encodes:
- the LOC123152264 gene encoding probable glucomannan 4-beta-mannosyltransferase 9, with protein sequence MSTLPGVWQIAAAWEQVRGPVIVPLLRASVLLCLAMSAMLFAEKVYMAVVVLAVRLLGRRPERQWKWEPVGEDDPELGSAAYPMVLVQIPMYNEREVYQLSIGAACGLSWPSDRIIVQVLDDSTDPVVKELVQVECQRWARKGVNIKYETRNNRCGYKAGALKEGMKHGYVKDCDLVAIFDADFQPEPDFLSRSVPFLVHNPDIALVQARWKFVNADECLMTRMQEMSLDYHFKVEQEVGSSTYAFFGFNGTAGVWRISALNEAGGWKDRTTVEDMDLAVRASLKGWKFVYLGDLKVKNELPSTFKAFRYQQHRWSCGPANLFRKMVMEIITNKKVTLWKKIHVVYNFFFLRKVVAHIVTFVFYCLVIPATILVPEVEVPKWGCVYIPAIITLLGVVGTPRSVHLVIFWALFENVMSLHRAKATFIGLLEAHTVNEWVVTEKLGDTVKTKMPSKALKKLRMGIGERLHLWELGVAAYLFICGCYIISFGNNHYFIFLLMQSIAFFIVGVGYVGTFVTQ